From Bos javanicus breed banteng chromosome 5, ARS-OSU_banteng_1.0, whole genome shotgun sequence, the proteins below share one genomic window:
- the IFNG gene encoding interferon gamma produces the protein MKYTSYFLALLLCVLLGFSGSYGQGQFFREIENLKEYFNASSPDVAKGGPLFSEILKNWKDESDKKIIQSQIVSFYFKLFENLKDNQVIQRSMDIIKQDMFQKFLNGSSEKLEDFKKLIQIPVDDLQIQRKAINELIKVMNDLSPKSNLRKRKRSQNLFRGRRASM, from the exons ATGAAATATACAAGCTATTTCTTAGCTTTACTGCTCTGTGTGCTTTTGGGTTTTTCTGGTTCTTATGGCCAGGGCCAATTttttagagaaatagaaaacttaAAGGAGTATTTT aatGCAAGTAGCCCAGATGTAGCTAAGGGTGGGCCTCTCTTCTCAGAAATTTTGAAGAATTGGAAAGAT gaaagTGACAAAAAAATTATTCAGAGCCAAATTGTCTCCTTCTACTTCAAACTCTTTGAAAACCTCAAAGATAACCAGGTCATTCAAAGGAGCATGGATATCATCAAGCAAGACATGTTTCAGAAGTTCTTGAATGGCAGCTCTGAGAAACTGGAGGACTTCAAAAAGCTGATTCAAATTCCG GTGGATGATCTGCAGATCCAGCGCAAAGCCATAAATGAACTCATCAAAGTGATGAATGACCTGTCGCCAAAATCTAACCTCAGAAAGCGGAAGAGAAGTCAGAATCTCTTTCGAGGCCGGAGAGCATCAATGTAA